One Pontibacter deserti genomic region harbors:
- a CDS encoding STAS domain-containing protein produces MKYQTELKDDMLFLRLQGDLIAGKDTQHMIEEVDGLQQGKVMLCAVDLSSVRFMDSSGMGVLVSLLTKFRNRGGELVLIKPSDHIRKLLIVTKLNAIFTIAENDDYAAQFLKESIY; encoded by the coding sequence ATGAAGTACCAGACAGAGCTTAAAGATGATATGCTATTCTTGCGGCTGCAGGGCGACCTGATTGCCGGCAAAGACACGCAGCATATGATCGAAGAGGTGGATGGGTTACAACAGGGCAAAGTAATGCTTTGTGCTGTAGACTTGTCCAGTGTCAGGTTTATGGATAGCAGCGGCATGGGGGTGCTCGTATCGTTGCTTACCAAATTCAGAAACCGGGGCGGAGAGCTTGTGCTCATTAAGCCATCAGATCATATCCGTAAGCTGCTCATCGTTACTAAGCTCAATGCAATCTTTACTATTGCTGAAAACGATGACTACGCGGCACAATTCTTAAAAGAATCAATTTACTAA